The following nucleotide sequence is from Candidatus Methylomirabilota bacterium.
CCCGGGCGGACGCGCGACGAGACGCCCTGGTACCTGAACTGCGTCGTCGTCGTGGACACGACGCTGTCGCCGCGCGGGCTGCTGCACGAGCTCCAGGCCGTCGAGCAGGCCCTCGGGCGCGTGCGCCCGGAGGGAGCGCCGGAGGCCGCCCGCTTCGCGCCGCGCACGCTCGACATCGACATCCTCTTCTACGGCGACGCGGTCGTCAGCGTCCCCGACGACGTTCACATCCCGCACCTGCTCCTGGCCGAGCGCGCGTTCGTCCTCCGGCCGCTCGCCGACGTCGCGCCCGACCTCGAGCACCCGACGCTGTACCGCACGATCCGCGAGCTCCTGGAGGAGCTCGTCGACGAGCACGACGTTCGGCCGGGGGATTATCCGGCGCGCTGGTTCGAGGACTGAGCGGCCGTGGCCTCCGACGACTTCGAGCGGCAGGCGCTCCAGCACCTGGACGCGCTCTACAACTTCGCCATCTACCTGACGCGCAATCCGCCCGAGGCCGACGATCTCGTCCAGGAGACCTACCTCCGCGCCTTCCGCTTCTCGCATCGCTTCCAGGCGGGAACCCATCTCCGCGCCTGGTTGTTTCAGATCTTGAGGAACACGTTCCTGACCTTCTACCGGCTCCGCGAGCGCGAGACCGCGATCGCGGACGACGGGGTACCGGACTGGGACGTGCCGATGTTCCAGAATGCGCCCGAGTACACGGCGAACGCGATGGAGGCGCACACCGATCTCGAGCGCGCCATGAGCCGTCTGCCGGAGGAATTCCGGACCGTGCTCCTCCTGGCGGAGGTCGAAGGCATGCCGCTCGAGGAAGTCGCGCGCGTCATGGGCTGTCCGGTCGGCACCGTCAAGTCGAGGATCTTCAGGGCGAAGGAGCGGCTGCGCACGCTCCTCTCCGACTACGACAAGGGATGAACGAGCGGCTCTCGGATTCCTCGGACGAAGCGCTGGGCCGGCGGCTGGCGAGCGAGCTGCCGCGCCACCCGGCGCCGGCGCGCCTGCGCGCGGCGGTCGCCGAGGGGGCGGCGCCGCGGCCCGCGCAGCCCGCCTGGCTCACGGTCGCGCTCTCCGCGGCCGGGACGGCGCTCGTGCTCTTCCTGGTCTTCCTGCCGCTGCTCCCCCGGACCGCGCCGGCCGACCCGGCCGAGCGGCTCATGCGGTCCGTGGTCGCGGAGCACGAGCGCGCCCTCATGTGGGGCGCGCGGCACGCGGGGATCATCCCGGCGGCGCTCCCCTGGCTCACGCAGGAGTCGGGGATCGGCCTCGCGCGCGTCTTCGCCGGCGACGACCGGCTGACCTTCGTCGGCGCCGAGCCCGTGTACGTCGAGGGCCGTCGCGGGATGGCGCTCTCCTACCGCGATGTCGACGGCCACCTCGTGACGTACACGGTGCTTCCCGCCCCCGGCCTGCCCGTGCCCGAGCGCCGGCGCGTCCAGATCGGCCGGTTCAGACCCGCGCTGCTGAACGAAAGCGGCTTCTCGGCGTGGGTGTGGAGGCAGGGCGACTTGGCGTGCTTCATCGTGTCCGACATGGTCTCGCAGAGCGACCTCGAGCGGTTCAAGGACTACTTCGTCCGCGTGCGGACGGCGACGGAGCCGGTGCCCGCCTACTGATGCTACCGGGGGGCGGGGTGCCCCTCGTCGACCACGCTAGCAACCAGGGCCCTCGGTGTTACGTCGGGCGCCCTGCGCCCGGCAAACGCGTAGAAGCTACGGGTCTCCGAGGGGCACCCACCCCCCGGTACCTCAGCGAACGGGGGCCATCACCGGGCGTCGGCGGCGCGGACGCCCGGGGCGGCGTCGTCGAGGTCGCGCGCGACGACGAAGGGCAGCGCCATCAGCGCGACGGCGACCAGGAGCACCTCCGTGTCGCCGAAGTTGTACTCGAAGAGCCCGGCGACGAGGAACGCCACGATCGCCGCGATGGAGCCCCAGACCATCGCGCGCGCGGCGGCGTCGGCCGGGCCGAGCCGGCGCAGGACGCGCACGGCCGCGCCGAAGAACGCCACCCAGATGGCGACCCAGGCCGCGAGACCGGGGAGGCCCCGCTCCACCGCGATCTGGAGCGGCGAGTCGTGCAGGTGGCTCGTCGAGCGCCGGAGCGCCTCGGGCGGGGCCCAGGCGG
It contains:
- a CDS encoding sigma-70 family RNA polymerase sigma factor, with amino-acid sequence MASDDFERQALQHLDALYNFAIYLTRNPPEADDLVQETYLRAFRFSHRFQAGTHLRAWLFQILRNTFLTFYRLRERETAIADDGVPDWDVPMFQNAPEYTANAMEAHTDLERAMSRLPEEFRTVLLLAEVEGMPLEEVARVMGCPVGTVKSRIFRAKERLRTLLSDYDKG
- the folK gene encoding 2-amino-4-hydroxy-6-hydroxymethyldihydropteridine diphosphokinase, which encodes LGDRPALLREAVRRLTGLPSVEMVAASRLYEAEPWEHEPGRTRDETPWYLNCVVVVDTTLSPRGLLHELQAVEQALGRVRPEGAPEAARFAPRTLDIDILFYGDAVVSVPDDVHIPHLLLAERAFVLRPLADVAPDLEHPTLYRTIRELLEELVDEHDVRPGDYPARWFED